The Toxorhynchites rutilus septentrionalis strain SRP chromosome 3, ASM2978413v1, whole genome shotgun sequence genome includes a region encoding these proteins:
- the LOC129776704 gene encoding uncharacterized protein LOC129776704 — MQQIIDNKDVEKFISETKYFLDEYDSIISHWDLSGNFFLHYLIEIHENIIQLISRFTTLSLDGVGARKHEHFFNLKCCGQEFHSVADLRRHHHSCRHRNSAFQETNNCELKSALVKLAFFNRRVNGYLQYGTVADRYLCLYLKKILKK, encoded by the exons ATGCAGCAAATCATCGATAACAAAGAT GTTGAAAAATTCATCTCTGAAACGAAATATTTTTTGGACGAGTACGACTCGATCATCAGCCATTGGGATTTGTCGGGAAATTTCTTCCTGCACTATCTgattgaaattcatgaaaatattATTCAGTTGATATCGAGGTTTACCACACTTTCGCTGGATGGTGTAGGTGCGCGGAAACACGAACATTTCTTCAACCTGAAATGTTGTGGG CAAGAGTTCCACAGTGTTGCAGATTTGCGGCGGCATCATCATTCCTGTCGCCACCGAAACTCGGCCTTTCAGGAAACCAACAATTGTGAG CTTAAATCGGCTTTGGTGAAACTCGCTTTCTTCAATCGAAGGGTTAACGGATACTTGCAGTACGGAACGGTAGCCGATCGCTATTTGTGTCTTTATCTGAAgaagattctaaaaaaataa
- the LOC129776702 gene encoding COMM domain-containing protein 4, whose amino-acid sequence MKFRFCGDGDCPDWVLAGIHSNLSVLNTAQLKEVAECVVKCIILGTDVPENHIRKIFGITKGSMDTPKAAFACIRFLLVSAARFNTDSAVLGIELQQLGLPREHTTVMCQVLDSYVRQIRTKLHQSSLTINELRSITSNIPNNTIDCVQIRLDIKNEIVNGVPRQITHEVNINRTDIPVLLKELKIVRSIMNGYDYGSNCSEEK is encoded by the exons aaatttcgtTTTTGCGGAGATGGCGACTGTCCAGATTGGGTTCTGGCAGGAATTCACTCGAATTTGTCGGTATTGAATACAGCGCAACTGAAAGAGGTGGCTGAATGCGTCGTTAAGTGTATCATCTTGGGAACAGACGTGCCA GAAAATCATATCCGGAAGATCTTCGGAATCACCAAAGGTTCGATGGATACTCCGAAGGCTGCCTTCGCCTGCATTCGTTTCCTTCTGGTAAGTGCAGCTCGTTTCAATACAGATAGTGCAGTGTTGGGCATTGAACTGCAACAGCTGGGTTTACCTAGAGAACACACCACGGTTATGTGCCAAGTTCTAGATAGCTATGTCCGTCAGatccgaacaaaattgcaccaatCTAGTCTGACAATTAACGAACTGAGAAGTATTACAAGCAACATCCCTAATAATACAATTGATTGTGTGCAAATCCGGTTAGATATCAAGAATGAAATTGTAAACGGAGTTCCCAGGCAAATCACTCACGAAGTTAACATCAATCGTACCGACATTCCTGTGTTGTTAAAAGAACTAAAAATTGTTAGGAGCATCATGAACGGTTATGATTATGGATCTAATTGTAGTGaggaaaaataa
- the LOC129776703 gene encoding uncharacterized protein LOC129776703: MILEDTVKYLRSAKTPEDVANWKLVYNFIIETKYFLEHYDSIIETWDLCDKEFLMLLWEIEELLTELLYKYTTVSTEYLRPITLPTVEIKCCDIMFEKSSQLYKHYYTVHHTPARLNGIRYCEMKAGLLKLDFYRRSLKYYIEFGTWANHVLCLYLKRIYKKVNHTMDPFRE; this comes from the exons ATGATTTTGGAGGACACGGTCAAGTATTTGCGTAGTGCGAAAACGCCAGAGGATGTCGCCAACTGGAAACTG GTATacaatttcatcatcgaaacGAAATACTTTCTGGAACATTATGACAGCATCATCGAAACGTGGGATTTGTGTGACAAGGAATTTCTAATGCTTTTATGGGAGATTGAAGAGTTGCTCACCGAATTACTGTATAAATACACCACTGTTTCAACGGAATATCTCCGGCCTATTACGTTACCAACGGTGGAAATCAAATGTTGTGAT ATTATGTTCGAGAAATCCTCCCAGCTCTACAAACATTACTATACCGTGCACCATACTCCTGCCCGATTAAATGGTATACGCTATTGTGAG ATGAAAGCGGGATTGCTGAAATTAGATTTTTATCGTCGCAGTTTGAAATACTACATTGAATTTGGAACCTGGGCCAATCATGTACTCTGTCTCTATCTCAAGCGCATCTATAAAAAAGTGAATCACACGATGGATCCATTTCGGGAATGA
- the LOC129776699 gene encoding zinc finger and SCAN domain-containing protein 2-like encodes MEIVPESCRLCLSSDGPTFPIYERLSLIEITELLQDILGIQINYSEEHINICNGCEVKAKLMYSIVFEFRQSDKLFCFFLEQKRAIEGIPLIEEAKHTISIVATDVNISPSSTEHGNVEHGTEHNIKEAIHFYAGDEGDEDPEYAEDFLEVRDYSSDDDKLGEPKLLLCFICKGFNGNEETLHIHLKEQHGSVAPYYCHKCLVRLEDVVSINYHYRSHEFPFGCLYCEEAFTTEAELLTHQEYCIGYYCSHCTNQFHFLHSFKEHECKASKSARMRNVNAMIGSRRDQSRFIPQVCAICSEDLGNNNRLAQHFEREHEDFPVHLYKCDICPQKFTELLAVRFHRLSHKKDSTVKQRKISAVERNDCTICSQVFKFNKELLAHIEAEHADSGLEFHQCLNCIEKFTSEAELLKHDYNTHQGKQPQYSCSFCGRVFSERLGLRGHENIHRGIKEYHCKDCNKDFTYKSTYKRHMKVVHTDTKQFTCEYCHKSFKRKPTLKVHLRLHTGEKPYQCEYCSRRFVDPSSFHRHKQKEHGWKSINY; translated from the exons ATGGAAATAGTTCCGGAGTCATGTCGACTGTGTCTGTCTTCCGATGGGCCAACCTTTCCCATATACGAGCGATTGAGCCTAATAGAAATTACCGAGCTTCTCCAAGATATACTGGGTATACAA ATAAACTATTCGGAGGAACATATCAATATTTGTAACGGATGCGAAGTGAAAGCAAAACTTATGTACAGCATTGTGTTCGAATTTCGACAGTCCGACAAACTGTTCTGTTTTTTTCTAGA ACAGAAGAGGGCAATTGAAGGAATACCGCTTATAGAGGAAGCGAAACATACCATCAGCATAGTGGCAACAGATGTTAATATTTCCCCATCATCCACCGAGCATGGAAATGTTGAACATGGAACCGAGCATAACATTAAAGAGGCTATTCATTTCTATGCCGGAGACGAGGGTGATGAAGATCCTGAGTATGCTGAGGATTTTCTCGAAGTTCGGGACTATTCTAGCGATGATGACAAACTCGGTGAACCGAAATTACTGTTATGCTTTATTTGCAAAGGATTCAATGGAAACGAAGAAACACTTCATATTCATTTGAAGGAACAACATGGATCCGTAGCTCCATACTATTGTCACAAATGTTTAGTTAGACTGGAAGATGTTGTGTCTATCAACTATCACTATCGATCCCATGAATTTCCCTTTGGATGTCTGTACTGTGAAGAGGCTTTCACGACGGAAGCTGAATTGTTAACTCATCAGGAGTATTGTATTGGGTATTACTGCTCTCACTGTACCAATCAATTCCACTTTCTGCATTCCTTCAAAGAGCATGAATGCAAAGCCAGTAAATCGGCCCGAATGCGTAATGTGAACGCAATGATTGGGTCTCGTCGGGACCAATCAAGGTTTATACCACAAGTATGCGCGATATGTAGCGAAGATTTGGGAAACAATAATCGCCTGGCTCAACATTTCGAACGAGAGCATGAGGACTTCCCAGTGCATCTATACAAATGCGATATTTGTCCACAAAAATTTACTGAGCTGCTTGCAGTTAGGTTCCATCGGTTGTCACACAAAAAGGACAGTACCGTCAAACAACGAAAAATATCAGCCGTTGAACGAAATGATTGCACTATCTGCTCGCAGGTCTTCAAGTTTAACAAAGAGCTGCTGGCACATATAGAAGCTGAACATGCCGATTCAGGTCTGGAGTTTCACCAGTGTCTCAATTGTATTGAAAAGTTCACATCGGAAGCAGAACTTTTGAAACACGATTACAACACCCATCAAGGCAAACAACCACAATATTCCTGCTCTTTTTGTGGGCGAGTGTTCAGCGAACGTCTTGGCTTGCGGGGCCATGAAAATATTCATCGAGGAATCAAGGAGTACCACTGCAAAGACTGCAATAAA GATTTCACCTACAAAAGTACCTATAAACGTCATATGAAAGTGGTACATACGGACACGAAACAATTCACCTGTGAATATTGCCATAAGAG TTTCAAACGCAAACCAACTCTCAAAGTGCATCTAAGATTGCACACTGGTGAGAAACCCTATCAATGTGAGTATTGCAGTCGAAGATTTGTGGATCCCAGTTCGTTCCATAGGCACAAGCAAAAAGAGCACGGATGGAAATCAATTAACTATTAG
- the LOC129776701 gene encoding leucokinins-like → MTMKIRFVLVLLAAVAESCCIDFDGSEYGLTKIINGCEWINRQNVISEILLDRYRKYVTNQFFLMEDVCAVYERNKNSRDSETYGNEVEEEKVIPDENNRDNVSGERPSSSSSGGTVNSTCTRSARDFFVCIIEQLNDSTLNSLILDNLETTCEPRYSAVAANKRNSKYVSKQKFYSWGGKRNVFYPWGGKRNDGRIHRQPKVVIRNPFHAWGGKRSEDYSPDI, encoded by the exons atgacaATGAAAATACGATTCGTTCTAGTTCTACTGGCAGCAGTTGCTGAAAGTTGTTGCATTGATTTTGATGGGAGTGAATATGGGTTGACTAAGATTATCAACGGCTGTGAGTGGATAAATAGACAAAATGTAATATCCGAGATTCTACTGGATCGCTACCGTAAATACGTAACGAATCAGTTCTTCCTGATGGAAGATGTGTGTGCCGTATATGAGCGGAACAAGAACTCACGGGATTCTGAGACTTATGGAAATGAAGTGGAAGAAGAAA AAGTGATCCCCGATGAAAATAACAGAGATAATGTTTCGGGAGAGAGACCGTCCTCCTCATCGTCCGGGGGCACAGTAAATTCTACCTGTACCAGAAGCGCCAGAGATTTCTTTGTGTGTATCATCGAACAGCTGAACGATTCAACGCTCAATTCATTGATATTGGATAATCTAGAAACAACCTGCGAACCACGTTACTCAGCAGTGGCTGCTAATAAACGCAACTCCAAATACGTCTCCAAACAAAAGTTTTACTCCTGGGGTGGCAAACGAAACGTTTTCTACCCATGGGGCGGTAAACGTAATGATGGTCGCATTCATCGTCAGCCCAAGGTTGTCATTCGTAATCCATTTCATGCGTGGGGAGGAAAACGGAGTGAAGATTACAGTCCGGACATCTAA